The segment TTACCCCACGTATCTTTAcgcttttttttgttctttttattttcatcttctgctTCTCCCTTTGCTTCTTCAATAGCATCATTTAATTCATAATCTTCCCATTCAAATGAACAAtgcgtcatcttcaatGCCAAATTTTGATCGAAGTCAGCAGAGGGTTTCATTTCAATCATTTGTTTTGGATCATCTTCCGGAGCCTCTAACAAACTTTGTAAACGGCCCAATCCAATAATCATATCAATACCGGTACCAATAGCAATAGGTAAGAAAAACATCTGCAAACTCAAGACTTGAAATAAAGACAAGGATGAAAAAATGTTACCAGGTTGTCTAGCTCCATTATTGACTTTATACATTGCCAGAAAAGTAACCAGTGAAGCAATACTAGGTAAGGACATGGCCATGGCAATTAAGTAATTCCTTGATAATTGCATTTTTCTAACTTTAGATATCTCCTTAGTTCTAAtatcttgaatatttttctcgTATGCATCCTCCCACGTATAATATTTGATCATTTTGATATTGTTCAACACTTCCCTCATCATGGTAACTCTGGCATCTGTGAAAATATTTGCAGCGATTCTAAAACCTAGGATTAATTTGAAAGCgaacaaagaaatgaaaaatccaCCAAAAAAGATACCAATCCCAACCAATGCAATCGGGCCTAAGTTAACGATTAATAAAACAATGCAGATAGCTAAGATTGCGGGGAAACCTGCTAAAAATGGTTGGAAAGACAAGGCAAATTCAATTCTAGCCAAGTCTGTTGTTACGAAGGAAGTAACTTTACCATTTGGGAAACAATGCCTCGCGTAATTTGATGCAttgaacattttcttcatcgcGGCTTTGGTAAGGATAGACTTGGCTTGCACACCGGTCAATTGAGATgtatgaaagaaatggttAAAGGTCAACCCGTTAACGAACATCATCAAACAAGCACCAATAGCATAACCAATACCTTTATTAACATGCATGTTATGAAAAATTGCCTTTTCTTCGACAAACTCGATTAATCTTTTGGTGATCATGGGATTGAATCCGGATGTACAGTTAGCAAGGATTGCAAATACCACTGATAAGAAATACTGTTTCTTGAAGGTAAATAATAAAGCTTTGAGAACTGTGTGATTGGGGAGCTTTGCATTTTCCGTGACCTCCTCTTCTGTAGCTTCAGGATGGCTtttatgatatttttttctcgttttttcaaaatagtAAATCATGTTTTGCTCAAAATCCCCATAAAGAGTTTCTATGGACATCCTCGGGTCCATCTTAAAAAGATCATTCGGCTGAATAGTTCTCTTGTAACCGACTCGCAGAATCGGCAGGACCCACCAAAAAAACATGTTGGAGAATATATTTGTATGGAAGAGAGGATATATCTTCCTTTCATCGTCAGTTTGTGGTACTTCTGGTATTTTCTTGGAGtgtaaaaatgaaaacagaCGTTTTTGAGGGAAAATATCAGACTCAGTCACTTTTTCGATATCATCACTGTTCAGATATGTTTGCGGCTTATTTCTATCCACGACATATTCACCAGTTGGTAGCAACGATTTGTTATCCCAAGAAGACGACGTGTCTTTATCGACTTCTGTACTTATATCTGAAGAAGCAGAAGCCTTGGGAGATAGTATCACGTTCTGCCCTTTGTTATCCTGCTCCATCTCGGAAACAGCATCTTCTACCATAACCTTCATGATCGGAATGTAGTAAAAACCTaataaaattctttttatGCTTGTGTGGCACTTTTTACTAATGCACTTATGAGGATAATGAGGTGTGGAAATATATGACTCCTGTGATTTTGTAACGTAAAAGTAGTACTATACACGCAAAAAGCTCTTTTGCCTGTGTAGTTATACTAATTTGAATAGAAATATCACAGTGACACCTTGCTTCACGGGCTCCGACAAATGGGTTATTGTTATATACGTATGGTCTAATCATCCAAGGGACAGCAGATCTCTTCATAGGAGGGTTATTGCCACTTTTCTTGCCTTGGctttttcctcttccaCGGATACAGAATCATGCCCGTCAATTATCCGTGCTATCTCCACGGAACCACCCCATCCTTCACACATCGGCGCACGCCAAAAGTTAAGTTGGACTAAAAAAGcacagaaaagaaaaaaaaaatgtgcCACCTATGGCTCACAGTGGGGGAGGGGGGAGTGAAGTAAAAGCGCTTATCGCAAGTAATTCACAACAAATAGTGAATagaaatgcaaaaaataaaagtaggGAAGTACACAAAATTTGACGTGTATTTCCGCTAGCTCCAACGGTTACTGCATACCATAAGGAAGTATCGAACTCtcccttttccttttgtgGGATCCGAGCAGCCAGGAGGGATACAAATGGCGGCTATAGCGGGAGAGAAATATACCCTCTTACGATCCTTTGCCCCATACAGCTAGCCATAAACAATTGTTTTGTGTAAGGATACTACTTTCCTTACGGCCCTATTACcttcttttgctttttgttCCTTGCGATCTCTTGTTTTGAACCTGTTTTGCTAAGTGGGTGAGTGATTAATCAATAGGATGATTGACAGGTTAGCCGCCAGTGTGAggatctttttcttccacgGTTGTCCTCTTACAAGAAAGGTGCAACCGGGTAAGGACtcataataaaaaatgaaaaaaaaaaagagaaaaaaaaaaatactaaaaACTTTGTTCGAAAAGAAGCGATGAGATAAGTACTCAGTAATAACGTATAGGCAAGTACACCATTAGACAACAAGTGAGATGGGGTTAGCAGCTACAAGAACCAAACAGCGGTTTGGATTAGACCCCAGAAATACTGCATGGAGTAATGATACGTCGAGATTCGGACACCAATTTTTAGAGAAATTCGGATGGAAGCCCGGTATGGGTCTTGGTCTATCCCCCATGAACTCACATACTTCGCATATCAAAGTGTCAATCAAAGATGACAACGTTGGGCTTGGTGCGAAATTGAAGcgaaaggagaaaaaagacGAGTTCGATAACGGTGAATGCGCTGGGTTGGATGTGTTTCAGAGAATTCTTGGGAGGCTGAATGGAAAGGAAAGTGAAATATCAGAGGAACTGGACACTCAAAGGAAGCAGAAAATTATCGACGGAAAATGGGGTATCCATTTTGTTAAGGGGGAAGTGCTGGCAAGTACTTGGGATCCTAAGACTCACAAACTAAGGAATTACTCCAATGGGAAGAAACGAAAGAGTGAGGATGACAACAGTGgagatgaagatgacgatgatgaaaagaagcACAAAAAACATAAGAAACATAAGAAACATAAGACACATAAGAAACATAAGAAGGAGCACAAGAAGCACAAGAGCGAAGAgaagaagctgaaaaaGGACAAAAGGGCAAAAGAGACGAAGAAAAcccaaaaaatgaaaaaaacgTCGAAATTGGAATCTAGTGCATCTGCATCCAATATACCCGATGCGGTAAATACTAGGTTATCAGTGCGTTCTAAATGGATCAGGCAAAAGAGGGCTGCCTTGATGGACTCCAAGGCATTGAATGAGATCTTCATGATAACAAACGACTAAGCATTCCAGTTTATACGCGCAGCAAGATATATAGAAAATATAGAGGGTGGGAAAAATACTCCTTCTCAAAAGAccaaagaacaaaaaacatACAAAAATCTGTGTCAACGTACGGCGTACGGAAACGACCTCTTACATACATAATTAAAATAATAAGTAGTAGTGTGAATATTTGAGAGACTGACTGTGTCACACGCTGCTGCTTCTGCCATACCACCAAACTTTCTTATGTAGATATGATGgaccaaagaaagaatagaTGAGAAGCACAATGTGGCTAGCGTTGCCCAAACCTTCCATAAGTTACTGCAGGAGTGATAAACGGACTAGATTCGTATCAGTGTAACCAAATCCATCAATTAATGTCCAATCAAGCTCGCTAACTCCCGATTAGGAAAGACCCCAGACGTCTAGCCCGACCTAATCGAGACACATCCACATACGATCATGCACGATACGCTTCCTAGGGTATTTTATGTTCAACAGGCACACTTTTTCACGCGACACTCTGCCGCAATTGAACTTCTTCACAGAAATCCACGCAACGCACTTTCTTTCCCCTTTCGTTTAGCCTCTCCTAATGTGGAAAATAGGCAcatgatttctttttacgCGCATTTTTTTCCGGATATTTCCCTTTGTTGtcttgtttcaaaaacGGCACcgttgtttttgttttttctctgTTTTTCTCCCATTTCTCGAGGAAAAAGATCTTCGTTTTATAAAATTAGTacattgaaaatatatttgaattttttttatcttctttcATGATGGtattttttgatagttCCTTTGGTTCTAGTCTTGTCTTATTGGTAGTCATTTACATTAAAGGTCCAGCTAGATATCTAATCAAATCCAACTAAGTCATTCTTTTACAACTACAATCGTTTTATATTCTAGCAAGCCGTACTAAAAATCCAACTATAAAAACATGCGTCTCTCCAACTTAATCGCTTCTGCATCTCTATTATCTGCTACTGCTCTTGCTGCTCCTGCTAACCACGAACACAAGGACAAGCGTGCTGTGGTCACTACCACTGTTCAGAAACAAACCACTATCATTGTCAACAATGCAGCTCCTACCCAAGTTGCTgctttggaagaaaatgctgTTGTTAACTCTGCACCAGTTGCCGCTGCCGCTGTTGATACTACAACTTCTGCTGCTTCTCCAGCTACTACTGCTGTCGCTGCTTCTGATGACAAGTCGAAAGCTCCTGCTACCTCATCTTCAGCTTCCAGCTCAACTGCTACTTCAGCTAaatcttcctcttcctctcaAGCTTCTTCGTCCGGTTCTTCCAGCGAAGACGTGAGCAGCTTTGCTTCTGGTGTTAAAGGTATTACTTATACCCCATACGAATCCAGTGGTGCTTGTAAATCTGCCGATGAGGTCGCTTCTGATTTGGCTAAATTGACTGACTTCCCAGTCCTCAGATTATACGGTACTGACTGTAACCAAGttgaaaatgttttcaAAGCCAAAGCTTCGAATCAAAAAGTTTTCCTAGGTGTTTACTACGTTGACCAAATTCAAGATAGCGTTGACACCATCAAGTCCGCTGTTGAATCCTACGGTTCTTGGGACGATGTTACCACTGTTTCCATTGGTAACGAATTGGTCAACAGTAACCAAGCCACCCCATCTCAGGTTGGTCAATACATTGAAAGTGGTAGATCAGCTTTGAAGGCTGCCGGTTATTCAGGTCCAGTTGTTTCTGTTGACACCTTCATTTCTGTGATAAACAACCCAGAATTATGTGATTACTCTGACTACATGGCCGTCAACGCCCATGCTTACTTTGACAAGAATACTGTTGCTCAAGACTCTGGTAAATGGTTGTTAGAACAAATCCAAAGAGTTTGGACTGCTTGTGATGGTAAGAAGAATGTTATCATCACTGAATCTGGATGGCCATCAAAGGGTGAAACCTACGGTGTTGCTGTACCATCTAAGGAAAACCAAAAGGACGCTGTTTCCGCCATCACTAGCTCCTGTGGTTCCGACACTTTCTTGTTTACTGCTTTCAACGACTACTGGAAGGCTGACGGCGCTTACGGAGTTGAAAAATACTGGGGTGTTCTATCCAATGAATAGGATCGCTCGGTTATAACATAAAAGACAAAATATatctttaaaaaatgatACCCAATATTTTTAACTTTGATTTAAAATTTCGATATTCCTCTTTTACTTTATTATTTCAAGGAAGTGCCTTCAATTTTGTCTTTAatattcctttttttcattatcttaTTTTTAGTTCGTTTGTGTATTTTTGTATATCTGTCTAAATATGGAAATACAGtttctattttattataCTTCATTTTGGCTATAAGCAGCACGTACAGATTTATATAAGTATTTACAGCTCAATGTGCACCGTTTCTCGCTGTCTTAATGAGATCATTCACCTATACCGTTGTCTTCTTGCGGGTGGGGTTCTGGATCTGTTACGATGGTTCCTTGGACCCCTAGGGGGTGTTCTGGATCTGGCACGTTCTCTTCTTGCCACTGATGGCGGCGATCTCGATCtactatttcttttaacaTCCTTTTGTAAAAATAACCTGGACTCGTGAATTTTTGGCCCTTGTGATGGTTGTGATTCTTGAGCTTTCTTCCGTAACTTCTCAAGTTCTTCCTCTCgtttcaactttttttcttcttctcttgcATCTTCCATTTCTTGTATAATTTTCAATCGGCTTCTCATTTCCTCTGTCAATAAACCCAACCCTATAGCCGTGAAGTAGTTTATGGAGTACCTCATATCATCTGCATCTCCCTCGAGCGGGAACATTCCTTCAAGTTTAATAGAGCTTAGCCTTGAATGCAATACTTCTAATCCCAGCTCATTAACCAACTCTAGaaataagaatttgataaaaactCTTCCTTGTGGGCAAGATTCCTCCTCAGTTAACGAAATTATCGAAAGACAATTCAATGGAAGGAGGTCATAAGATATCAAATGGCCCCAAAATTTACCTAAGATTCGTAGTTGGTCTGTTTCATAATCTTCAATATCCTGGGTATAATTTTTCTCGAAAGTTTCACTGTAAGCTGTCTGCCAACTTCTGTGAAAAGCGATCATACGTTCAGACAATACTGCATAGAACTTAGAAAAAGTAGATTCTTGTAAACTggattttattattatatccactacactttttttcaaattgtttgCAATCTTTAATTTTAACAGCTTGTGGGCCGCTTCGTCACCTGATAATGAACTTTTCAAGACCAaataaattttctttttgaattcgACATCAGTAGTAGATGTCATGTCGGTAACTTCTAATTGACCGTCATTGTCTTTATTTGTGTCGGATTCACCGTTCATGAGAATTTTCTGTCGCAGCGCCTCGAATATCTTAGTTAGTTCGTCAAAATCTGCAcatttctcaaaaattcCTAGCGCTTTGTTG is part of the Saccharomyces mikatae IFO 1815 strain IFO1815 genome assembly, chromosome: 16 genome and harbors:
- the PXR1 gene encoding telomerase inhibitor (similar to Saccharomyces cerevisiae PXR1 (YGR280C); ancestral locus Anc_5.12); the protein is MGLAATRTKQRFGLDPRNTAWSNDTSRFGHQFLEKFGWKPGMGLGLSPMNSHTSHIKVSIKDDNVGLGAKLKRKEKKDEFDNGECAGLDVFQRILGRLNGKESEISEELDTQRKQKIIDGKWGIHFVKGEVLASTWDPKTHKLRNYSNGKKRKSEDDNSGDEDDDDEKKHKKHKKHKKHKTHKKHKKEHKKHKSEEKKLKKDKRAKETKKTQKMKKTSKLESSASASNIPDAVNTRLSVRSKWIRQKRAALMDSKALNEIFMITND
- the SCW4 gene encoding putative family 17 glucosidase (similar to Saccharomyces cerevisiae SCW4 (YGR279C) and SCW10 (YMR305C); ancestral locus Anc_5.15); this encodes MRLSNLIASASLLSATALAAPANHEHKDKRAVVTTTVQKQTTIIVNNAAPTQVAALEENAVVNSAPVAAAAVDTTTSAASPATTAVAASDDKSKAPATSSSASSSTATSAKSSSSSQASSSGSSSEDVSSFASGVKGITYTPYESSGACKSADEVASDLAKLTDFPVLRLYGTDCNQVENVFKAKASNQKVFLGVYYVDQIQDSVDTIKSAVESYGSWDDVTTVSIGNELVNSNQATPSQVGQYIESGRSALKAAGYSGPVVSVDTFISVINNPELCDYSDYMAVNAHAYFDKNTVAQDSGKWLLEQIQRVWTACDGKKNVIITESGWPSKGETYGVAVPSKENQKDAVSAITSSCGSDTFLFTAFNDYWKADGAYGVEKYWGVLSNE
- the CWC22 gene encoding U2-type spliceosomal complex subunit CWC22 (similar to Saccharomyces cerevisiae CWC22 (YGR278W)), with amino-acid sequence MSATTEHADDVKLEKENWEMINSHVSGIVSNLTMDNLQESYKDLFQVNIILGRNIVCSNILDFTLKKQNSRQMPVLSALITLLNSEIPEIGETLTKELVLTFVEQFNHRDYVSCESILQCLSILFLYDVIHEIVILQILLLLLEKNSLKLIIAVMKVCGWKLALVSKKSHDMIWEKLRCILQTQELPKTVRQSLEALFEVRQKNYKVESQALLMLNPNSYTVNTHSYIVDGEEKPNKALGIFEKCADFDELTKIFEALRQKILMNGESDTNKDNDGQLEVTDMTSTTDVEFKKKIYLVLKSSLSGDEAAHKLLKLKIANNLKKSVVDIIIKSSLQESTFSKFYAVLSERMIAFHRSWQTAYSETFEKNYTQDIEDYETDQLRILGKFWGHLISYDLLPLNCLSIISLTEEESCPQGRVFIKFLFLELVNELGLEVLHSRLSSIKLEGMFPLEGDADDMRYSINYFTAIGLGLLTEEMRSRLKIIQEMEDAREEEKKLKREEELEKLRKKAQESQPSQGPKIHESRLFLQKDVKRNSRSRSPPSVARRERARSRTPPRGPRNHRNRSRTPPARRQRYR